The DNA window ATGGTCTGGCATGAGATAGTCAATGATAATATAAACAATCAACCGGTTTTGATAACTTATTGTCCATTATGTGGTTCAACTCTTGCTTTTGAAAGAAAGGTACAGGGAGATGAGGTAGAATTTGGAACATCTGGTAAACTTTATAACTCCAATCTGGTTATGTATGACAGAAAAACCGATACATACTGGGCACAGCTTACAGGGCAGGCTATAGTAGGGGAATTGACAGGTGAGGAATTAACCCCTATATCAATAGATACCGTTTACTGGGGAGACTGGAAGAGATCACACCCGGATTCTCAGGTATTGAGCCGGGATACAGGAGCCAGGCGTCCCTACGGAGAAGACCCGTACACAGGTTATTATAATGATAGTTCGCTGTTGTTTCCTGTAGAAAACAGGGATAACAGGATCCATCCAAAGACCGTTGTTTTTGGTATTAAAGTAAATGACAGTTTCAAAGCGTATCAAGAAGATGATTTAAAGAATCAGGGTACAATCAGTGACAATGTCAGTGGAACTGATATTGAAATTGAACGCAATGATACAGGAATAGTAAGTGTAACCAATCTGGATACGGGTGAGAAAATCATCAAAGTAAGAACATTCTGGTTTGCGTGGTATGCTTTTCATCCAGAAACTGCCCTATATTCAAAATGATGGGGCCGCGGAGATTTGAACTCCGGTCACAAGACCCCCAGCCTTGAAGGATGGTCCAGGCTACCCTACGGCCCCTCAGGTATGGGGTAGCATACAATAGTCGAGGATATTAATATACTTTTCACCATTTTATTTAAAAATTCCATGACCTGTATGCTTCCAGTATATCTTTACCTTCTACAAAAACCAGATTGTGCTTTCTGGCGTATTCCATTGCATCGTCTTTGGATAGTGCTTTCCCGTTGTTGTCATCAAGCATTTCGCAGACGACCATTGCAGGGGTTATACCAGACATATTTGCGATGGCTATTGAAAGTTCGGTCTGACCCATTCTTTTATTGACTTCTCCTTCTGCAGCTTTAAGGATTGCAACATGTCCAGGAGACCTGAATTCAGCTCCAAAATCAAAATCTTCACCATTAATTGTTTTTTGAACAGCTTCCCCAAGTTTATTAATAGTTAATGAACGGTCGTTGTCAGGTATTCCTGTACGAGTATCCCTATGATTTACCCACAATGAAAAGGATGACCGTGTATCATATTCAAGATCACCGCTTTGCTCAACAATTGACTTGAGAGAATTGTTTGTTCTGGATGCTTCTTTGAGGACATCTGCCATAAAAGGGAGCCCAAAATTGTTAGAAGCACGAAAATCGATGGCTGTACAAATAAGCCCTCCTCCATCTTTTCGCATCCATTTAACATCTGCTGGAGTTATTGATGTAGCAGGTACCGTTAGGTCAGTTTCACCTTCCCGTCCTTCTGAATCATACAGTAGAAACATCTGCCCGTTTTTTGCGGCATCTATAACTTTTCTGACAGTTTCATTCTGGTTATTGGATGAATTCATTTTTATTACTCTCATGGATATTTGTGATTGTTTTGTTTTAACAGGATTTTTACATCATCCCCATCGTTCAGGTTGAGTTTTTTACGCAGGTTAACAGATGCAATAATTTCCAGCAGGTCGCTTGGATAATGAGAACGTGACGGCAGGATTATGGCACATTCAATATCTTCAATTATGGCTTTGTAACATTTACCACTCCCAAACGTTCTTTCACCATCAGTAAAGCCGTTTATCTGGGTTGCTGGTAATTCTTCAAGTTTTTCACGTGTATGTTTGCTATAATTTGCCAGACACACATTCAGTGTTCCCGGATATGGCGTAAAGTTTAACTTGTTTTCAAACTGTTTTTTGTATCCATCAAGGTTGATGTAGTATTTCCCTTCCCCCAGTCCATTGACTACATAACCATATAGTTCTATGTCACCTTCTTTTTCAAAAATCCTCAGATAATCTGCGTATTCATCACGAAGTTTTTTTAAACCCTGTTCTGTAACTGTTATCAATTGTCCGTCCTGTACAATTTCTCTGTTGATGAGATTTTCATCATCCAGTTTTTTAAGTATCCTTGCTGCGGTCTTGGAACTTGAAGATATATGCTCTGTAAATTCACTGGATGATATCTTTATGCATTCATCAACAGCACCCAATAGTGCAAGTTTTTTAAGAGATTCAATAGAACAGGGCATTAATAAACCACCTGTCGACTCATATTTGAGTTGTAACCGTCTCATATATGAGGCAGAAGATAATAAATGTTTTGACTGGAATATCTGCATAAAAATGTTATTTTAACCGGGCCAGAATTCCTAAATGGTCTTCATGGTTGGGTTCAAGTTCACTTCTTTTTAAAATTTCAAACTCCACAGCAAAATCCTTGGTAAGTTTTTTTACTTCTTCTTTGAATATTTTTTTCGGATTTGCTACGGTATCAATACTTCTGGCTTTTATTGCAAGTAAAAGAAAACCATCTTTTTTGAGAAATGCTTCTGCATTTTTTGCAGCAATTTCTGCTTGATTCGGCTGGGAAACATCCTGAAAAATAACATCCACTTTTTCTACAATATGTGAATAGTGGCTCGGATGTCCAGCATCTGCAAGGACAGGTATTATATTGGGACGCTTTTCACACAACATCACTAAGTCTCGCATTGTTCGGGATGAAAATTCCACAGCATATATCAGCCCATTGGTGGCAATATCAGAAATATGACTGACAGTAGTTCCAGAAGCAGCACCAAGGTACAGTACTTTGGATTCAGGGCTGAGAGGGACGTCAAATTTTTTTAGAACCATCGCCCCGAATTTGCTACGGTGTACATCCCACCTTCGGTACTCTACATCATCAACCACTACTAATGGTTCTGAATATACACTATTTCCGGGATTTAGGTTTCTGGTTGCAAGTTGCTTCTTTTTACCTTTTGAGAGTTCAAAAATACCCTGTGAAATTTCTTTAATGTCCATTTTTTGTTCCTGTCCTGTTTAAAACTGGATTACTTTTTTGATTTGTTTTTACCGGGTGGATATGGATAGGTATTTTTGATATTATTTATTTTCTCGTCCAGATTAATGGACAATTTATCGTTAACTTCACCAGAATAGTAATCAATTCTTGCAGCAAGGCTTATCTTGGAGGCAAAAGCTCGTGCAATTTTGCCTCTCTGCCACCATGGAGCGTTTTTTATCAATGGATGGTTGAATATAACACCGTGTTTAGGGGATGTTGCACGGGATCGGAGATGTTTGAACAGTGCGTTATTTGCACCTATAACCTGTATGGTACTTGATGGCAGGCTTGCAAGTCTTTCCAGACTACCTGTCATACTGATAAGCCGGGATCCAAGAAGAGCTCCTGCTATATTGGTCAGGTTCGGAGCCGCGTGTTCCACATTTTCCACTATGTAATCCTCGATTTCTTTACGGTTTTTGTAGAAGCTGCAGAGGTTTATAGCAAAATCTTTGATTATCTTTTCTTCAGAACCTGAAAGTTCAGCTCCCATTGAATCATTTGCTATAGAGTACCATTCATTATCCTGTGTTATATTTGACTTGGAACCGTGTTTTGCAACAAACTGTGCAAGGTCTTCTGAAGTTAGGTTAAGTTCTGGGAAAAACATTCCGTACCATTCAGATAGCCGCTCTGATAGCAGGTTGGTAGTTTCG is part of the Methanohalobium evestigatum Z-7303 genome and encodes:
- a CDS encoding NOP5/NOP56 family protein yields the protein MEIITWFGTIVTDKDGKISIKECRLCSKNPDLIARHIIDSRPSKARSLQLDLRSTALECGFVDSEEEYETLLRQAAIKTSKIQISNATTNDIRIIQAVEALDDIDETTNLLSERLSEWYGMFFPELNLTSEDLAQFVAKHGSKSNITQDNEWYSIANDSMGAELSGSEEKIIKDFAINLCSFYKNRKEIEDYIVENVEHAAPNLTNIAGALLGSRLISMTGSLERLASLPSSTIQVIGANNALFKHLRSRATSPKHGVIFNHPLIKNAPWWQRGKIARAFASKISLAARIDYYSGEVNDKLSINLDEKINNIKNTYPYPPGKNKSKK
- a CDS encoding fibrillarin-like rRNA/tRNA 2'-O-methyltransferase, which encodes MDIKEISQGIFELSKGKKKQLATRNLNPGNSVYSEPLVVVDDVEYRRWDVHRSKFGAMVLKKFDVPLSPESKVLYLGAASGTTVSHISDIATNGLIYAVEFSSRTMRDLVMLCEKRPNIIPVLADAGHPSHYSHIVEKVDVIFQDVSQPNQAEIAAKNAEAFLKKDGFLLLAIKARSIDTVANPKKIFKEEVKKLTKDFAVEFEILKRSELEPNHEDHLGILARLK
- a CDS encoding DUF3179 domain-containing protein; translation: MHLNNVKLIVLLSFLTFIFISGCVSNPSQTNNLTEEETAQGIELTDDGQKYLVHPDKLVSGGPGKDGIPSIDSPTYNTVDEADRYLSDDELVMALNYNGKKQVYPLQIMVWHEIVNDNINNQPVLITYCPLCGSTLAFERKVQGDEVEFGTSGKLYNSNLVMYDRKTDTYWAQLTGQAIVGELTGEELTPISIDTVYWGDWKRSHPDSQVLSRDTGARRPYGEDPYTGYYNDSSLLFPVENRDNRIHPKTVVFGIKVNDSFKAYQEDDLKNQGTISDNVSGTDIEIERNDTGIVSVTNLDTGEKIIKVRTFWFAWYAFHPETALYSK
- a CDS encoding winged helix-turn-helix domain-containing protein/riboflavin kinase — encoded protein: MPCSIESLKKLALLGAVDECIKISSSEFTEHISSSSKTAARILKKLDDENLINREIVQDGQLITVTEQGLKKLRDEYADYLRIFEKEGDIELYGYVVNGLGEGKYYINLDGYKKQFENKLNFTPYPGTLNVCLANYSKHTREKLEELPATQINGFTDGERTFGSGKCYKAIIEDIECAIILPSRSHYPSDLLEIIASVNLRKKLNLNDGDDVKILLKQNNHKYP
- the ribB gene encoding 3,4-dihydroxy-2-butanone-4-phosphate synthase, coding for MNSSNNQNETVRKVIDAAKNGQMFLLYDSEGREGETDLTVPATSITPADVKWMRKDGGGLICTAIDFRASNNFGLPFMADVLKEASRTNNSLKSIVEQSGDLEYDTRSSFSLWVNHRDTRTGIPDNDRSLTINKLGEAVQKTINGEDFDFGAEFRSPGHVAILKAAEGEVNKRMGQTELSIAIANMSGITPAMVVCEMLDDNNGKALSKDDAMEYARKHNLVFVEGKDILEAYRSWNF